One genomic window of Comamonas serinivorans includes the following:
- the coq7 gene encoding 2-polyprenyl-3-methyl-6-methoxy-1,4-benzoquinone monooxygenase has protein sequence MRVLSPLDKLLSAADSAMRTLAAPAASARRQPQPTQQAAPLSAADKALSGALMRVNHVGEVCAQALYNAQALATRDPGLQAQLDEASREETDHLAWTQARIQDLGSHRSYLNPLWYAGAFAIGWVAGRIGGDKVSLGFVVETERQVEAHLKSHLDRLPANDLASRAVVAQMMVDERHHADMAQQAGGMALPLPARLLMKAAAKVMTTTAHRI, from the coding sequence ATGCGTGTTTTGTCCCCCCTCGACAAGCTGCTCAGCGCAGCCGACTCCGCCATGCGCACGCTGGCCGCCCCGGCTGCCAGTGCCAGACGGCAGCCTCAACCCACCCAACAGGCTGCGCCCTTGAGTGCCGCCGACAAGGCGCTGTCGGGCGCGCTGATGCGCGTCAACCACGTCGGTGAAGTCTGCGCCCAGGCGCTGTACAACGCCCAGGCCCTGGCCACCCGCGATCCGGGCTTGCAGGCTCAACTGGATGAGGCGTCGCGCGAAGAAACTGACCACCTGGCCTGGACCCAGGCCAGGATCCAGGACCTGGGCAGCCACCGCTCGTACCTCAACCCCCTCTGGTACGCCGGGGCATTTGCCATCGGCTGGGTTGCTGGGCGCATCGGTGGCGACAAAGTCAGCCTGGGGTTCGTGGTGGAAACGGAACGTCAGGTCGAGGCCCACCTCAAAAGCCATCTGGATCGCCTGCCTGCCAACGACCTGGCCTCACGCGCGGTGGTGGCCCAGATGATGGTCGATGAACGCCACCACGCCGACATGGCCCAGCAAGCAGGCGGCATGGCCCTGCCGCTGCCCGCCCGGCTGCTCATGAAAGCCGCCGCCAAGGTCATGACGACGACGGCTCACCGCATCTGA
- the ilvA gene encoding threonine ammonia-lyase, biosynthetic, which yields MSPSTPAAAALKPKAAAKANGPAKAKVKTPQVPAAQTPPLELSHYLQKILTAKVYEVASETPLDPAKSLSRRLGSKVLLKREDQQSVFSFKLRGAYNKMAHLTPDQLAKGVICASAGNHAQGVALGARELGTRAVIVMPTTTPQLKVDAVRALGGEVVLAGESYSDAATHAQRLQREQGLTFVHPFDDPDVIAGQGTIAMELLRQHPGQLDAVFVAIGGGGLISGVAAYIKTVRPEIKVIGVQMTDSDAMLQSVRAGERVTLADVGLFADGTAVKLVGEETFRLTRELVDDFVVVDTDAVCAAIKDVFVDTRSIVEPSGAMAVAAIKQYVSTHKLKGQVFAAVLCGANMNFDRLRFVAERSEMGEEREALLAVTIPEERGSFRRFLEEIDSLPGGPRSVTEFNYRISGPERAHVFVGLTTNRKGESPKIAAHFERSGFEALDLTHNELAKEHVRYMVGGASPLAGQERLLRFVFPERPGALLKFLSLMRPNWNISLFHYRNQGADFGSILVGMQVPQADDKAFAKFLGTLAYPHVEETDNPVYGRFLRSAG from the coding sequence ATGTCCCCATCGACGCCCGCAGCCGCAGCCCTCAAACCCAAAGCGGCTGCCAAGGCGAATGGTCCAGCCAAGGCGAAAGTCAAAACCCCGCAGGTGCCCGCCGCGCAGACCCCGCCGCTGGAGTTGTCGCACTACCTGCAGAAAATCCTGACGGCCAAGGTCTACGAGGTGGCGTCGGAAACCCCGCTGGATCCCGCCAAGAGCTTGAGCCGCCGCCTGGGGTCCAAGGTGCTGCTCAAGCGTGAAGATCAGCAGAGTGTCTTCAGCTTCAAGCTGCGGGGCGCTTACAACAAGATGGCGCACCTGACGCCCGATCAGCTGGCCAAAGGCGTCATCTGTGCCTCGGCTGGCAATCACGCGCAGGGTGTGGCGCTGGGCGCACGCGAACTGGGCACCCGCGCCGTGATCGTGATGCCCACCACCACGCCCCAGCTGAAGGTGGACGCCGTGCGCGCCCTGGGGGGCGAGGTGGTGCTCGCCGGCGAGAGCTATTCCGACGCGGCAACCCACGCCCAGCGCCTGCAGCGCGAGCAGGGTCTGACCTTTGTGCACCCCTTTGACGACCCTGACGTCATCGCCGGCCAGGGCACCATCGCGATGGAGTTGCTGCGGCAGCACCCCGGCCAGCTGGACGCGGTGTTCGTGGCCATCGGCGGCGGGGGCTTGATCTCGGGCGTGGCGGCGTACATCAAGACCGTGCGGCCGGAAATCAAGGTCATCGGGGTGCAGATGACCGATTCCGATGCCATGCTGCAATCGGTGCGCGCGGGCGAACGCGTGACCCTCGCCGACGTGGGCTTGTTCGCGGACGGCACGGCGGTCAAGCTGGTGGGCGAAGAGACCTTCCGGTTGACGCGCGAGCTGGTGGACGACTTCGTGGTGGTGGACACGGATGCCGTGTGCGCAGCGATCAAGGATGTGTTCGTGGACACGCGCTCCATCGTCGAGCCTTCGGGGGCCATGGCCGTGGCGGCCATCAAGCAGTACGTGAGCACCCACAAGCTCAAGGGTCAGGTGTTTGCCGCCGTGCTGTGCGGGGCCAACATGAACTTCGATCGTCTGCGGTTTGTGGCCGAGCGATCGGAAATGGGGGAAGAGCGCGAGGCCTTGCTGGCGGTGACGATTCCCGAGGAGCGGGGCAGTTTCCGGCGCTTTCTGGAAGAGATCGACAGCCTGCCGGGCGGGCCGCGCAGCGTCACCGAATTCAACTACCGCATCAGCGGGCCTGAGCGAGCGCACGTGTTCGTCGGCTTGACCACCAACCGCAAGGGCGAGAGCCCGAAAATTGCCGCGCATTTCGAGCGCAGCGGCTTCGAGGCGTTGGATCTGACCCACAACGAGCTGGCCAAGGAGCATGTGCGCTACATGGTGGGCGGCGCCTCGCCGCTGGCCGGGCAGGAACGCCTGCTGCGCTTCGTGTTTCCCGAGCGGCCGGGGGCCTTGCTCAAGTTCCTCAGCCTGATGCGGCCCAACTGGAACATCTCGTTGTTCCATTACCGCAACCAGGGCGCCGATTTCGGCAGCATCCTGGTCGGCATGCAGGTGCCGCAGGCTGACGACAAGGCGTTCGCCAAGTTCCTGGGAACGCTGGCCTATCCGCACGTAGAGGAAACGGACAATCCCGTCTATGGGCGTTTCCTGCGCTCAGCAGGCTGA
- a CDS encoding IS5 family transposase: MPRKPYPTDISDEEWSFAAPYLTLMDQHAPQREHDLREVFNALRWLVRAGAPWRMLPNDLPPWEAVYQQSRRWLDAGCFEAMVSDLRSIIRVAQGRQGQPSAAVMDGRTLQSSCESGPRAGYDGYKRKRGSKVHMAVDTLGHLLAVHVTPADEQERVQVNRLCEAVQQATGHTVETAWADQGYTGANARQAAKDNGIDLQIVKLSEAKKGFVLLPRRWVVERSFGWLARFRRLSRDYERLSEVLSGLHFLVFAVLMLPAAARVLAATGSS, from the coding sequence ATGCCCCGCAAGCCCTACCCGACGGACATCAGCGATGAAGAATGGAGCTTCGCTGCACCGTATCTGACGTTGATGGACCAACACGCCCCACAGCGTGAACACGACCTGCGCGAAGTCTTCAACGCGCTACGCTGGCTGGTCCGGGCAGGTGCTCCGTGGCGCATGCTGCCCAATGACCTGCCGCCGTGGGAGGCTGTGTATCAACAAAGCCGCCGGTGGCTGGACGCCGGCTGTTTCGAGGCGATGGTGTCGGACCTGCGGTCCATCATTCGAGTAGCCCAAGGCCGCCAGGGCCAGCCGAGCGCAGCGGTGATGGACGGACGCACCTTGCAGTCGAGCTGCGAGAGCGGCCCGCGCGCAGGCTACGACGGCTACAAGCGCAAGCGAGGCAGCAAAGTCCACATGGCAGTGGACACCCTGGGCCATCTCCTGGCAGTCCATGTCACCCCGGCCGATGAGCAGGAGCGAGTGCAGGTGAACAGGCTGTGTGAAGCGGTGCAGCAAGCAACTGGCCATACGGTGGAGACTGCGTGGGCAGACCAGGGTTACACAGGAGCAAATGCACGTCAGGCAGCCAAGGACAACGGCATCGACTTGCAGATCGTGAAGTTGTCCGAGGCGAAGAAAGGCTTCGTGCTGCTGCCCCGGCGCTGGGTGGTCGAGCGCAGCTTCGGCTGGCTGGCGAGATTCCGCCGGCTTTCGCGGGACTACGAGCGGCTATCCGAAGTCCTCAGCGGTCTGCATTTCCTGGTCTTCGCGGTGCTCATGCTCCCTGCTGCTGCTCGGGTGCTGGCTGCTACTGGAAGTTCATAA
- a CDS encoding OsmC family protein yields MECTVSWTGAAGGRSAMGFVAETGSGHTLVMDGAPDAARPENGGQNLAPRPMETVLAGTGGCTAYDVVLILKRGRHDVRGCSVKLTSERADTDPKVFTKIHMHFTVTGKDVPDSAVARAVAMSHEKYCSASIMLAKTAEITTSFEVVAA; encoded by the coding sequence ATGGAATGCACGGTGAGTTGGACCGGCGCTGCGGGTGGCCGCTCGGCCATGGGCTTCGTGGCTGAAACCGGCAGTGGCCACACGCTGGTGATGGATGGCGCGCCCGATGCGGCACGGCCCGAGAACGGCGGCCAGAACCTGGCACCCCGCCCCATGGAAACCGTGCTGGCGGGCACCGGCGGCTGTACCGCCTACGACGTGGTGCTCATCCTCAAGCGCGGCCGCCACGACGTGCGGGGCTGCTCGGTCAAGCTGACCAGCGAGCGCGCGGACACCGACCCCAAGGTCTTCACCAAGATCCACATGCATTTCACGGTGACGGGCAAGGATGTGCCCGATTCGGCCGTGGCGCGTGCGGTGGCCATGAGTCACGAGAAGTACTGCTCGGCCAGCATCATGCTGGCCAAGACGGCCGAGATCACCACCAGCTTCGAGGTGGTGGCCGCCTGA
- a CDS encoding NAD(P)H-dependent flavin oxidoreductase: MKTRITELLGTRYPIVEGGMQWVGRAELAAAVSNAGALGMVTARTQPTPAALRIEIARAQALTDQPLGVNLTLTMLGAAVSYDEWIDAIVDSGIRIVETAGNNPGPVVERFKRAGVTIIHKCTSVRHALAAERLGVDVISIDGFEAAGHPGEDDTAALLIVPATKAAVKVPVIASGGIADGRGMAAALTLGADGVNVGTRFMVTQESPIHDDIKRALASSTILDTQLIKRSIKRTGRFWRNAVSEEIVAIEKRLGDASNYDAIKHLISGPTGREALENGDSQHGLICAGQVVGLFDDVPTCEEVVSRMVQGAEAQLRGALALFEREAVPA; encoded by the coding sequence ATGAAAACCCGCATCACCGAACTGCTTGGCACCCGTTACCCCATCGTCGAGGGGGGCATGCAATGGGTGGGCCGCGCCGAGCTGGCTGCCGCTGTCTCCAATGCGGGCGCCCTGGGCATGGTCACCGCCCGCACCCAGCCCACGCCCGCAGCGCTGCGCATCGAAATCGCGCGCGCCCAGGCCTTGACCGATCAACCCCTGGGCGTGAACCTGACGCTGACCATGCTGGGCGCAGCCGTGTCGTACGACGAGTGGATCGACGCGATCGTGGACAGCGGCATCCGCATCGTGGAGACCGCCGGCAACAACCCCGGCCCCGTGGTCGAGCGCTTCAAGCGCGCGGGCGTCACCATCATCCACAAATGCACCTCGGTGCGGCACGCCCTGGCGGCCGAGCGACTGGGGGTGGATGTGATCTCCATCGACGGGTTTGAAGCCGCGGGTCACCCCGGGGAAGACGACACGGCGGCCCTGCTGATCGTGCCGGCCACCAAGGCCGCGGTGAAGGTGCCCGTGATCGCGTCGGGCGGCATTGCCGATGGGCGGGGCATGGCTGCCGCGCTGACGCTGGGCGCCGACGGCGTGAACGTGGGCACGCGCTTCATGGTGACGCAGGAGTCGCCGATTCACGACGACATCAAGCGTGCGCTGGCCAGCTCGACCATCCTGGACACGCAGCTGATCAAACGGTCGATCAAGCGCACGGGCCGTTTCTGGCGCAACGCCGTCAGCGAGGAGATCGTGGCGATCGAGAAGCGGCTGGGCGATGCGTCGAACTACGACGCCATCAAGCACCTCATCAGCGGCCCGACGGGGCGCGAAGCGCTGGAAAACGGGGACTCGCAGCACGGCCTGATCTGCGCCGGCCAGGTTGTGGGCCTGTTCGACGATGTGCCGACCTGCGAAGAGGTCGTCAGCAGGATGGTGCAGGGTGCCGAGGCCCAGCTGCGCGGTGCCCTGGCCCTGTTTGAGCGTGAGGCCGTGCCAGCCTGA
- a CDS encoding universal stress protein, translating into MFKHILVPIDGRPAMKEVLDKAVVLARTFGSRLTAVYVLDPQPFVGVSSEFAYGQSDAVGEARAAGEQALQAASLALRAAGQPVETAVVEEATAWRGILHAAAQAQAELIVMGSSRRKGLEKLVLGSVAESVLQNTTIPVFVVPSTEHGDAV; encoded by the coding sequence ATGTTCAAACACATCCTGGTGCCCATTGACGGCCGACCGGCCATGAAAGAGGTGCTGGACAAGGCCGTGGTGCTGGCGCGCACCTTCGGCTCGCGCCTGACCGCGGTGTACGTGCTGGACCCCCAGCCCTTTGTTGGCGTGAGTTCGGAATTCGCCTATGGCCAGAGCGATGCCGTGGGCGAAGCGCGTGCCGCCGGCGAGCAGGCCTTGCAGGCCGCCAGCCTGGCGCTGCGGGCCGCCGGCCAACCCGTTGAAACCGCCGTGGTGGAAGAAGCCACCGCCTGGCGTGGCATCTTGCACGCCGCCGCCCAGGCGCAGGCCGAGCTCATCGTCATGGGATCCAGCCGCCGCAAGGGCCTCGAGAAGCTGGTGCTGGGCAGCGTGGCCGAAAGCGTGCTGCAGAACACGACGATTCCCGTGTTCGTGGTGCCCAGCACCGAACACGGCGATGCCGTGTGA
- a CDS encoding 2OG-Fe dioxygenase family protein, whose product MPVDLSPPLTPADAVLPRLHSAGYAVLDAVSVAQLAGVTPADLQALVADWDHLPPDPHLKDGGRYRRRRHASFVVDDRQAVHDVPHRAHWQPVAYNALHGGMARWFDPIAERTRRDPAWRALLVWLSRLADGVRAAHPVQRPEGVLHWFGEAHQFRIDTASGIGRPTPEGAHRDGVDLVAVFLIDRQGIKGGETRVFEAQGPHGVRFTLSEPWSVLLLDDARVIHESTPIQPMDTRPGHRDTLVVTLRQRGFPDDQV is encoded by the coding sequence ATGCCTGTCGACCTCTCGCCCCCTCTCACCCCGGCCGATGCGGTGCTGCCCCGGCTCCACTCGGCCGGCTATGCGGTGCTGGATGCCGTTTCCGTGGCGCAACTGGCGGGGGTGACGCCAGCCGACTTGCAGGCGCTGGTCGCCGACTGGGACCACCTGCCGCCCGACCCCCACTTGAAGGACGGCGGCCGCTACCGGCGCCGGCGCCATGCGTCGTTCGTGGTGGACGACCGCCAGGCGGTGCATGACGTGCCGCACCGCGCCCACTGGCAGCCCGTGGCCTACAACGCGTTGCACGGCGGCATGGCGCGGTGGTTCGACCCCATTGCCGAGCGCACGCGCCGCGACCCGGCCTGGCGGGCCCTGTTGGTCTGGCTCAGCCGGCTGGCCGACGGCGTGCGTGCGGCCCACCCGGTGCAGCGGCCGGAGGGCGTGCTGCACTGGTTTGGCGAGGCGCACCAGTTCCGCATCGACACCGCCAGCGGCATTGGCCGGCCCACGCCCGAGGGCGCGCACCGAGACGGCGTCGACCTGGTCGCGGTGTTCCTGATCGACCGCCAGGGCATCAAGGGCGGCGAAACCCGCGTGTTCGAGGCCCAGGGCCCGCACGGGGTGCGCTTCACGCTGAGCGAGCCCTGGTCGGTGCTGCTGCTCGACGATGCGCGGGTCATCCATGAGAGTACGCCCATTCAGCCGATGGACACGCGCCCTGGTCATCGCGATACACTGGTTGTGACCTTGCGGCAGCGCGGTTTTCCCGACGACCAGGTCTGA
- a CDS encoding fumarylacetoacetate hydrolase family protein translates to MKLVRFGPMGQEKPGVLDEDGRLRDLSGVVADIDAETLSSEGLAKLAKRALKRLPLVGGNPRLGCPVASVGKLIGIGLNYADHAAETGLPEPKEPVVFLKATSCIQGPNDPIVLPKGSTHTDWEVELAVVIGTLARHVSKREALSHVAGYTIVNDVSERQFQMARGGTWDKGKGCDTFGPIGPWLVTRDEVPQPQKLDLWLAVNGVRMQASNTRHMIFSVAELVSHVSQFMSLHPGDVIATGTPAGVGMGRHEDGKPSPRFLRKGDVLTLGVAGLGEQRAEVMAYPR, encoded by the coding sequence ATGAAGCTCGTGCGATTTGGCCCCATGGGACAGGAAAAGCCCGGCGTGCTCGACGAAGACGGCCGCTTGCGTGACCTCTCGGGCGTGGTGGCCGACATCGATGCCGAGACCCTGTCGAGCGAGGGCCTGGCCAAGCTCGCCAAACGTGCGCTCAAGCGCCTGCCGCTGGTCGGCGGCAACCCGCGCCTGGGCTGCCCCGTGGCCAGTGTGGGCAAGCTGATCGGCATCGGCCTGAACTACGCCGACCACGCGGCCGAAACCGGCCTGCCCGAGCCCAAGGAGCCCGTGGTCTTCCTCAAGGCCACCAGCTGCATCCAGGGGCCGAACGACCCCATCGTCCTGCCCAAAGGCTCGACGCACACCGATTGGGAGGTCGAGCTGGCCGTGGTCATCGGCACGCTGGCACGCCACGTCAGCAAGCGCGAGGCGCTGTCGCACGTGGCCGGCTACACCATCGTCAACGACGTGAGCGAGCGCCAGTTCCAGATGGCGCGCGGCGGCACCTGGGACAAGGGCAAGGGTTGCGACACCTTCGGCCCCATTGGCCCCTGGCTGGTCACGCGCGATGAGGTGCCCCAGCCCCAGAAGCTGGACCTGTGGCTGGCGGTGAACGGCGTGCGCATGCAGGCCAGCAACACGCGCCACATGATCTTCTCGGTCGCCGAGTTGGTCAGCCACGTCAGCCAGTTCATGAGCCTGCACCCGGGCGATGTCATCGCCACCGGCACGCCTGCCGGGGTCGGCATGGGCCGGCACGAGGACGGCAAACCCAGCCCGCGCTTCCTGCGCAAGGGCGATGTGCTGACGCTGGGCGTCGCCGGCCTGGGCGAGCAGCGCGCCGAGGTCATGGCCTACCCGCGCTGA
- the argB gene encoding acetylglutamate kinase produces MTDTTDVDVSRIAPRDKAEILAQALPYIRKFHGKTLVIKYGGNAMTDPALQADFAEDVVLLKLVGMNPVVVHGGGPQIEAALGRLGKKGEFIQGMRVTDAETMEVVEWVLAGEVQQDIVGLINQAGGKAVGLTGRDGGLIRARKLKMVDHKDPSKEYDVGQVGEIEAIDPGVVKALQDDAFIPVVSPIGFGTDNESYNINADVVASKLAMVLKAEKLVMLTNIPGVLDKQGQLITELTARQIDELIEDGTISGGMLPKLAGAIDAAKSGVNAVHIVDGRVPHSMLLEILTDQAYGTMIRSH; encoded by the coding sequence ATGACCGATACCACCGACGTTGATGTCAGCCGCATTGCGCCGCGCGACAAAGCCGAGATCCTCGCTCAGGCCTTGCCCTACATCCGCAAGTTCCATGGCAAGACCCTGGTCATCAAATACGGAGGCAATGCCATGACCGACCCGGCCCTGCAGGCCGATTTCGCCGAAGACGTGGTGCTGCTCAAGCTGGTGGGCATGAACCCCGTGGTGGTGCACGGCGGCGGGCCGCAGATCGAAGCCGCCCTGGGCCGCCTGGGCAAGAAGGGCGAATTCATCCAGGGCATGCGCGTGACCGACGCCGAGACCATGGAGGTGGTCGAATGGGTGCTGGCTGGCGAGGTGCAGCAGGACATCGTGGGCCTGATCAACCAGGCTGGCGGCAAGGCCGTGGGCCTGACGGGACGCGACGGCGGCCTGATCCGCGCGCGTAAGCTCAAGATGGTCGACCACAAGGACCCGAGCAAGGAATACGACGTCGGCCAGGTGGGCGAGATCGAGGCCATCGACCCCGGCGTTGTCAAGGCCCTGCAGGACGATGCCTTCATCCCCGTGGTCAGCCCGATCGGCTTTGGCACCGACAACGAGAGCTACAACATCAACGCCGACGTCGTGGCCAGCAAGCTGGCCATGGTGCTCAAGGCCGAAAAGCTGGTCATGCTGACCAACATCCCGGGCGTGCTCGACAAGCAGGGCCAGCTCATCACCGAGCTGACCGCGCGCCAGATCGACGAGCTGATCGAGGACGGCACGATCTCGGGCGGCATGCTGCCCAAGCTGGCCGGCGCCATCGACGCCGCCAAGAGTGGGGTCAACGCCGTGCACATCGTGGACGGCCGCGTGCCGCATTCCATGCTGCTCGAGATCCTGACCGATCAGGCCTACGGCACCATGATCCGTTCGCACTGA
- a CDS encoding MraY family glycosyltransferase, whose product MIALAWVAFMVSLMGTLWVRRAFRKLSRPYSLEAPQRFHAGQVSRLGGLGVLIGWAVGLAAIPVLQRLHQAGNIAFDQLRLPVWLLVLAPAFMGGLLDDITQRVGPRWRLLLSLGTGCLAVALLQLSVTRLGFAALDDCWRAWPWLGMGLAVLAVAGLPHAFNIIDGYNGLAGVMAVVVCLALAHVALQVGDRQLAAIAIALAAATAGFLVWNYPRGLIFAGDSGAYLWGSVVAILSITLVQRHPIVSPWFPMLLLIYPVWETLFSIYRKMARGDSPGMADALHLHQLVYRRIVRSVLDGDEAQRLLSRNNRTAPYLWGFIGLTVVPAILFWRYSIVLAAFCALFAVSYVAAYVALVRFKAQRFVRLPLGWRERDGE is encoded by the coding sequence ATGATTGCGCTGGCCTGGGTGGCCTTCATGGTGTCCCTGATGGGCACGTTGTGGGTGAGGCGTGCGTTCCGCAAGCTCTCCAGACCGTATTCGCTGGAGGCTCCGCAGCGCTTCCACGCCGGCCAGGTCTCGCGCCTGGGCGGTCTGGGGGTGCTCATCGGCTGGGCCGTCGGGCTGGCGGCCATCCCCGTGCTGCAGCGTCTGCATCAGGCCGGCAACATCGCTTTCGACCAACTGCGGCTGCCCGTCTGGCTGTTGGTGCTGGCGCCCGCGTTCATGGGCGGCCTGCTGGACGACATCACCCAGCGCGTCGGGCCGCGGTGGCGGCTGCTGCTCAGCCTGGGCACCGGGTGCCTGGCCGTGGCCTTGCTGCAGCTGTCGGTCACGCGGCTGGGCTTTGCCGCGCTGGACGACTGCTGGCGCGCCTGGCCCTGGCTGGGCATGGGGCTGGCGGTGCTGGCCGTGGCCGGCTTGCCGCACGCCTTCAACATCATCGACGGTTACAACGGCCTCGCGGGGGTGATGGCGGTGGTGGTGTGCCTGGCACTGGCGCACGTGGCCCTGCAGGTCGGTGACCGGCAACTGGCGGCCATCGCCATCGCGCTGGCGGCGGCCACGGCGGGCTTCCTGGTCTGGAACTACCCGCGGGGGCTGATCTTCGCGGGCGATTCGGGCGCCTACCTCTGGGGCTCGGTCGTGGCCATCCTCAGCATCACGCTGGTGCAGCGCCACCCCATCGTTTCGCCATGGTTCCCCATGCTGCTGCTCATCTACCCGGTGTGGGAGACGCTGTTTTCGATCTACCGCAAGATGGCGCGGGGCGATTCGCCGGGCATGGCCGATGCCCTGCACCTGCACCAGCTGGTCTACCGGCGCATCGTGCGTTCGGTGCTCGATGGCGACGAGGCGCAACGCCTGTTGTCGCGCAACAACCGCACGGCGCCCTATTTGTGGGGGTTCATCGGCTTGACCGTGGTGCCGGCCATCCTGTTCTGGCGCTACAGCATCGTGCTGGCCGCGTTCTGTGCGCTGTTCGCCGTGTCGTATGTGGCGGCTTATGTGGCGCTGGTGCGCTTCAAGGCCCAGCGCTTCGTGCGCCTGCCGCTGGGCTGGCGCGAGCGCGATGGCGAATGA